The genomic stretch CGATAGAGACGAGAAAAAGCTATAGATATAATTTTCGAACTACGTCGAAAGTTACGATCGCTGTCGGGACATCAAAGATCGATCTTACAACGAAGAAACGAGCTTTCTACGAGCAATAAAAAGACCgcctcctcccccccccccttttaTAGGCTACGTAATGTTAATCCGACCGTTTCGATAGTCCTTCCGAGATAATTATCTATGCAATATCTCCCGCGAATAACTGCGCGCGACTCGGTTACTTTTCTAATAAAAGACCGAGCCGTTTCGCTGGAAATGCTCGAATTTGTATCCTTTATAGGCGCGCATAAACAGGGATCTTGAGTAATTTCACTTTGATGCGATATCTGGATGGACAAAAAATGAATGATCCGACGACGATTCATATAATGCATATAATGCATTATagtttactataatataataataatgcattATAGTTtactacaatataataataatgcattATAATTTACTACAATATAATAACAATGCATTATAGTTtactacaatataataataatgcattATAGCTTACTATAATGCATAAATATCATTGAAATAACCCGTCACAAATATGAGCGCGAAAGATACCACAGTTTACACGCAAAAAGATCGGAAAAACGAGAACCGCAAATTGCACTAGAATCGTCCCCTAAATCACAGAGCAGCGAATTAAATGGTATCGGTTAACAAACCCGATTCCGACCTCGATGTTCCCTTCTTGCCACGAAAATCCGGCGCTGTGCGCCGCGCGCGGTTCGACCCgagcttgaaattcattcgatccTAGAccagcaagagagagagagagagagagagagagagagagagagagagagcattccTGCAAGAAACGCTGTGGCTGAAAACAGGCAAAATTCGCGCGGATAAGAAACGTCGTCGCCGCGTTACAAGCCCCGTCCGCGGAGCGGTAAACAAACTTATCCGAGTAAAATGTACACGTCTGCAAAGTGCGGCGGCGCTTCCTTTTAACGCGGCACCATGTTTTTCCGCGCGTTAATCTCTGCTCTCTGCCTTGGCGCTTCGCACGGATGAAGAACTAGATTATTTCCCCGGAGAATAACATTAATGCCACGTCCGCGGCCGCGACGAAGAATGCCGCGTGTCGCATATTTTCACTTCCCCGATGCTGTCGCATGAAGTTCTGATCGCTCGTGCCTCGCATTAGCAGCGTTTCATATTTCATCGTTCTACGAAGTCTACGGTATCTGTTTTCACGAAGTCTTTTTATCCGATTAATACCGACATTCTATATATGCAATAAATtataatcgacgctcggattattGTGCacaaaatggacgattcggggAAAGAGTTCGCATAATCGAATCGTTCGTATAACAGAAGTCCCACGATTTTCGATACTATTGTAAGATTTCTCGATGATTTAATGGGATTTTACCAGGCGCTGCTGGAATCTAGTTCCATTTAGTTGCATTTTTTTACAGGATCTGAGCTACGTTtctcttatttatttacttctcGATAATAAAGCATTAACGCTTCGCACTCGAGAAGCGTTTCCATATTTCTTCCCAATAACAGAATAATTCGAGGAAAATCTATTTATATCTATTTATGCTACTTTATTTACGCATATTTGCATTTTGTAATTATTCAAGCACAGCAGTTGCAAGTCGCTGCAGGCAACGCCCTTAACAAGCGCtcaattatgaaaaataaataaacaaataaagtaCGAATGGCAATATTTATGTCGGTGGATTGCACAAGTTGATGAATACGAGGAAAATTTATCTAATATCTCGCGCGATGAAATCTCTGTGTAACGAACTTTGCGAAACGAAACGTTTCCCATTCGATTTTAGTTACAAACTTTTACTGCACGCTGCACATTCTGTTAACTGTATATTTTGCGCGGCTCGGAATTGAAAACCAACGCCGTGTATTAAATTAAAcgataaaattaatttgaaatttCGTGCTCCGTTTCTCTATTATAATAACTGCACCATGGTTTGACGGTCTTCTTCggtttcgtttatttaaaaatacgtATTCGCACCGGCCGCGGGCTAGAACGTTCCGCAAAATTGCTTCATTAACAGCCGGCGTATTTGACCCCCGGCCATATTTGACGCAACAATTTTAATTACGATGTGTTATGCGCGCGCGCTGCCATCGTTTGACCTACTTAATAAATTAGCATAATAAATTATTAGTTATACATCgataccgattgtcaagaattataaaaaacgagcagcaacgctcgaataatcgtgtctcctgctccccaaattgtccattttagtggacaatctgagcgtcagtaagggagacattactgtaatttgtaaataatgtcCGGGAAATATAGAGATCGTGTTGTTATAGTACTCTGAAATCTTTTATTCGATACTGAGATGCGAACAATAAATCTGAGAGAGTAACAAGATTCTCGTTCAGATCGCTTTGTGTTATAATTCCTATTTCTACCAGGTTAGTCGGTTAATAAATCGGTCACAACTTGTAAAAATCAACGCAGCTGCTCCAAATAAATTTTCTTCATTCAGAATCCtcatattacagtaatgtctcccttactgacgctcagattgtccactcgAATTGtcaaattggataatttgggaagagatacgattattcgagccttgcggattgtttttataattgtggacaatttataactataaaaataaaccgcaatcgtatctcctcttcccagattgtccagttttgtgcgcaatctgggcgacaattagagagacattactgtatatcgttCGAAAGCGCAGATTTATCATTTATccgtattaatttaattaatataatatatttaattatatattatattattataatatattattatatttaatttaatataataacacTAACAAcgaacaagaaacaacaaataatataattaatgcttGTCCAGGAAACATTGGACGTACGAGAACGCCATCTTGCACTCGTCGGGCATAGATTTCACTGAAACGAATAAAACGATTCATTGCACAATTTGTTGAATTTCCATTCTATCGTCGAATCTTCTTGTTTCGTAACTGACCTTTCTCCATGCACTCTGCCACTGCCTTTTCAAGGACAGGAATCTTTTCCGGGTTCTTCGAGTGCGCTTCCTTAACGAATGCGATCAAGTTCTCCTGATTCAGCTTCGAGTCTTTTATCTGGAATTCACGAAGGGAAATTATTGTCGTCGAACGATCCGTGAAATCGGCGAAATTGTTCAATTAATTCGTAGCTTTTCGTTTGCGCCCTACCGTGCCCATTCTCTTCATCGTGCAAGCAAGCAGACACGTGGATCCATCCAGGCCCGATTTGAGGTCCTTGTCGAATATTTCTCGAGGTGTCTCTGATTTGATAGATAGGAAAAATAGTTCCAGATCAATGTGAATGAAAGATTTATTATTGAAGAATTTCTGTTTCTGAATTAGGAATAAAGctgtctttttctttctttaagaAAAGAAGATGTTCATATTCGCTGCTCGAAAATTCAATTCTATTGGcttctatatatatgtatatattcatttattattatcatttatttttatatgttataataaatataatatatatatttatttatatagctttattatgtatttttatttagctttagatagcTACAAAACTAGCTTTATATTatacgtattatattattatatttattatctgttatacatgtatatacacaCAATATATACAGCAATAAACTCTTAAACGAGTCACATCGGCACagttcgtaaatctagtgttaaaagctCTGTATTTTGGTTCAAAAGCCTTATCAAATAAAAAGGGCCAGTACGAGCACGTGAAATAGAAGAGAATTTGTATTTACGCTCAGTGAAACCATTTTCCTTTGCACAGTGGGTAATCGGGTCTTTGACCAAGTCTAAGTAGAGATCGGCTACGTCCGCCTTGACCATCTAAATGGTACCAAAAAATTGACAATGAATTAAAAGCCTAGTTTATTACACCTCCAGTGTCTAGGTGGACAAAATTCAcggaaatacgataattttcTGTATTATATcggtatatatattatgttattatattatataataataatattatataatataatataatattattgtcatatataattatataatattatattaatactatattaatactatattattattactatatattatactattattttcatactattattattattattactatattattactattatattattaatactatattatattatattatatatatacgccAACCTATGCACTGGAGCGAAAATTGTCTTACTTGCTAATCGTTTCGTCAACTTTTGTACTCACAACGGCGGCAAATACGACCGCAACGATTACGAGGATCTTCATTTCGAACGATTGTTGACGCAGCTTCCGCGAACAGAAAATATTCGTGATCGACTGATATCTGCTGTCCGTCGATCCTGTTAGATATACCGCGGAAACGATCGTAAAAAACGTCTCATGACTGACAAGTTAAATCGCGCGTTTTATTGAAAAAAGATAAACGCTAATTGATACCTGCTGATATTGAATTCGTACTCATACTTATTTACCCTCTTTAGAAACCTTGACACCTGTCGAATTCACGGCCAAATGAAACACGACGCTTTCAAAATAATCGCGTTCATTTTATACAGTGTGGTCCACTCGAACGTGTCGCCACTTAAATATCTCCTGTATTAGTTATGTAACGGAACATGTTTCACGTGCGATCTAGCTAAAGGTGAATTTGGTGATTCTGTGCAATACCTTCGCAACGAGAGAATTCTGAATTATGCTAATCTTTAGGATCGCGTCTGAGATCGAAGCCGCACGCGATGTTTTTTGTTAAAACATCTCAAACGGTTCGTGTCAACAGCAAACGCACTACTTCGTTTACGTAACGTAACGAGGCTGATTTACACATAATTATTCGGTTAGGATTATTATCCCGTATTATACGATATATTTCGTGCCGCTTGCGATCATTTTCATAAATAATTCTTCATTGGCGAACGATATTTCATTCTCATCTTCCGCGAGACAGCTTTCGAGAAAATGCAACATTCAAgaatatgcaaaacaaatatctatatatatatatatatatatatatatatatatatatatatatatatatatatctatatctatatctatatctctctatatctatatatctctctaattttgcaaaaatattaACTCGTTTACTGCAAATATATATGTTCTGCAATTAAGATACCAATAAAGTCTTAAGGACTCGAAATGCCGGAGAAATCCCGATTTCAAAATTCGAATACAGTGTTCCGAAATTTATAAGAatgatgtcaaggttatgtcaattatGATGTACTAATTATTGCACGTGACTAAAGTGAACAAAAATCATTAATAATTTCTGCCTGCATGTCTAAAACATTTTTGGAACGTTTTCGACTAATTTCGTCACTGTTTATTATATGCTGCAAATGAACCACCAGTGCCTACAGCCTCTGTTCCCGCAATAATATCATTTTTCGTAGCAACGCGTTGCTCGTTGCATTACGCTCTCTagattgaatttaaagcattaGGCAGCACCGATGTAGCTTTCATTAATTACACGTATAATAAGCCACGTCGTTTCTAAAAATGCCTCCATTACGTTTCATTGTATGTTAATTAAGTCTCCTACATTTTAGGTTAATTATCTCGCGCTGTACATTAATATTCATAATTTGCAGTGCATTTTTTACGATGATAATGTTTCACGAGGCGTCGAAAAATTTCCTATACGATGCTGTTACACGGTAGAGGTTATGTCGAGCTCAAAAATTCGAGTAAAAATTTCACCCTCTGACCGTAAGAACGGCACTCGAGAACCGAACCACGTGGTCCACGGGCCCAAAAGTTTCCCGATCGGCGTAAAGTTAAAACGCGCGACGATTTCCATTTGGACTTCACTTCGCCGCCGGTTTATTTTGAATAACGATTCGTAATTAATTCCCCATTTTCTCTGCGGTCGCGGCGACGAAAACTCGCGCGCGATTCGGTTCGGTTCGAACACGGGGCGACTGGAAACGAATAGCACAGCCGGCATAGGAGGGCACCCCGAAATTCCCATAATTCCCCGGGGCTCGGAGGCAAATAAACTGGCGCAGCTGCGGCTGCAGTTCCTTCGACGAGTAAAAACGTTAACCGGCTCTCCCGGcgagcttcgaatacagggtgtcccaaaaatgtctcgcaatccgaaagtaggcgattcctgaggtgattcgaagcaactttttccttagcgaaaatgcgatccgcggcttcgtttgcgagttattaacgaaaaacagtgaccaatcggaggcgagatcgtttggcgcgagacggccgagccaatgggcggaaccgggctccgcgcactcgttggctgggccgccgcgcgccagccgagctcgcctcttattggtccagtgtttttcgttgataacacgtaaacgaagcctcggagacaattttcgcaaaggaaaaagttgcttcgaatcacctcggaAACCTCCCATttgcggattgcgagacatttgcgggacaccctgtataagccaCGCCGGTGATCGGTCTCTTATTTGAGGGTGCGCGCGGCATCGATCGCGCGATATGCTCGCTCGCGTTTCGGTGTCTGACGCGGGACAGAAGGGTGCTCTCGTGCACGGACGCATCGAACCCGACGCTAACACAACCGCGGCACGACGATCTCGAATAGGGAGGAAGAAGTTTCCGTGACAGAGACCGAATACTAATCTTCTTGTGACCTATTCTTGGCGATTTATTGGCGCCGCCCGTTAGTCCCTGTCGGTTTTCCTATTGATCTACGCGATCTTTGCATTCGGAGATCACGATATACGTACGTACGTGTATTCATTCCTGGGCAGGACCGTCGAAATTGGCAGGCTTATTGGAATACAGCGGGTTCGGTATCTGATAAGACAATCGATTCCACGTTCATGCATAATAATAAGTTGACTGCGGATATGCTTGTCCGAACAGAAAGTTTTCTCCATCGATTGCAACGTGCTACGATCGAATAATAAATTCGATTCTCTCTTTCGAATGAAACTTAATTCAAGAAATATTACGAATAAATTCTGCGAATAGAATTTCCTTCAAGAAATATTTCGGTTGCAATTTTTACATAATATTTCCCTAAAATACATATAATAGAATCGTACATCGTGTTTCCATTAATCATCCAACCAAAATTCAAGTCTCCCAGCTCAGTTCTGAAAAATGTATTACCCTTTTaaatggtgtacgaacacttttgcgggccACTGTACCCGCGAACGATAGTTCGAATAAAGATCGGCGCTCCTTGCGAACAATTCGCGAAGGGAGAGCAGGGGAGCGGTGCCGTAATTAATATCTGAAAATACTCGGAAGCCCCGAACTGTAACAGTTATCGAGCAGCCGTTCTCTCGGAAGCCTCAAAAACCCGAAGGCAACTAACCGTTTATTGAAAGAGAAGAATTTATCGTTAATACCGTGGCCGGTATCCGGACGCACACCGGTATTACACCGCCGGCCAAACTTGTAATTATGTTCGACGCGGTATTTTCGAAAGCGATCGCGTcggggcggcggcggcggcggcggcggtccaCAAAGACCGCAAAAAGACGGCGCGGAAATGAGAAGATAAATCTGACAAGAAGAgcagcgaggcgaggcgaggcgaggcaagtgATCGCCAAGAAACTCGGGGGCGAATTCCTCGCTGGAAATTCCGGGCTCGGTTACGCCGAGTTCGCGTTCGCCCGGATCCATGCAGCGATCGGCCGCCGATCGATAAACCATCCGCGGATACATCGACGGGCTGTCATAAACTTCGAAAGGAGTATGTCGAGCACGTATGACGAGGACCATCGCGATCCATATGGGACCGTACTTCTTGGAACGTGCGCGCGAACACGCGGCGACGGTTGCGAACGGGCGAGAGAAAGCGTACCGGAGGGGTGCGGCACCCCCCTAAGGAGGGTGCAGGAGGGTGCAGGATGCAACGGTCGAACCGGAAGAAGCCGCCGCgggcggagagagagaaagagagagagagagagagcccgaaAAGAAAATGCGAGTTACATTTCTTTCTGCCCCGAAGAGATTCAATATTTCACCCCTTAGCGCCGCTAAGAGATCCCGACGCTCGAAACTTTCCACGGCGAAATCCACCCTTTTTCCACGCGCGTTTCCCTCCCGTCGCCCCCCGTCTATATCACCGCCGAGTTCGGCGAAAGATCCACGAGCGGCGGCGGTGATCAGAGAGTTTCGCCGGAAGTATCTAACCGCCGCGGCCCCGAAACTTTCCGCCGATTCGTTCGCCGCGCGCCGAACGATGATTTAATTCCGTCCATTCGGATGGTAATCACGGAAATTCGGGGTTACGTTCGATGCACCGCCGGGAACCGGCCGAGTGTTCTATCGATGTGCTCCCTCCGATGGTCCCGGCGATTCGCGGCAAGTTAGCGAAGTTCTCGCGCGGAAAGAAAAATATACCGAGAAGTGTTCGCGGAAGGGTGGAGCGGAAAGGGCGGAGACGGAGTGCCGGTAATGTTTCAGGGCGAGCTTGGTCGGTTAAAGCTTTCCGATACCAACGGTGATCAGAGTCGCCCGATGCACTGCGGGGTCGCAGCCCCGAAGACCTGAGATATACAGTTGCTCGCAAAATTGAGCGCGCacccttttaaaacgcgataacctTTTTAATAGACCGAGTGGCTCGAACGTTTTGCTTTTTAGATGATGAAGGGACTAGTCTGCCGAACGATTACTATATACACTTCctctaaattttgctattgcttggaatgagaataaaagaaataaaacgCTCTGGTTTTCtaacttttttttatctgagcctgtaaggacgatttaaaaaatgtctctcgCGTATCTCGGTAAGATTTGGATCACCGCTATATTTTCACGTGAAACTAGGTTATTTTAACTTCGTAGCATTGGAATTGTTGCTACTGTACTCGACGATACAAAGAAAAATCGCGGCTATTTTATTCGCGACGCTATGTCAAGTCGCGAACGTGCCCGACCGAGCTGTTGTTGGGGCGCCCAGGTCCGCCCTTTGTTGCAGCCGCGGCATGGGCGCCTGAAATGTCGGAAGgcaaactattgcaacgcgattacGTCGACGCGACGCTAATTCAACGAACAGAGATCCAGAAGACTGCTTTCCGAAAGCAAGCGGACTTTAAGAATCTTGGAAATCGATCAACTCTCGACGCGAGATCGGatttattcgcaacgctatcttTAAAGCTGCCGTGCACAGCGAACGAAATGAAATCGCGATTATACCGTTCGCAACGCTACACTCCGAAGGATTCGTTTCGATGCTAATGGAAATCGCGACTATTTCATTCGAACGCTAATTTTGATCTCTGCCCGAAATCGATTAAAGCGGCGCGTGATTATTTCGCAACGCTATTTGCAAATCGCGGACGTGCCCATCCGCGCCGATCGTTGGGGCGGCGAGGCCTGCCCATGTTCAAAACGACTACTATACTACTGCTACGACTACTACTTCTATGAACGAGTACAGTGACAAAGTGGCAACGACGATAAATTGGCCTCTCTCGACGGTTTGTCGGAGAGGCCTCTTCGGCGTGCATAGCCTCTTCTTTTCTTCGGCGATTCGCCCGCTGAACCTAGAACCTTACACGTGCTCCGCAGCTAGTAGAAGATCAACGAATTCCGAGACGAAATAACAAAGTCTCGAAAAAAGTCGATAATCCTGCTGGTGCGATGGAGCCGGTATCGTTTCGTTTCGAGAGCCCTGATCCCGCGCGTTCGCGTCCGCGACCGCGGAAGCTAAGAGAATTCTCGAAGGATCGATCTCGAGCCGTGTATCGAACGTCGTGCACCGTTCGAATCGACCTCGAATCGAGTCCTCCGAGCCCTACCGGTGGCCGAATGTCGTTCGAATTCGCGGCCTACCCGTAAAGAGACGACAGCCGGCCCCGGCCCTACCTAACCATTCGCACACTCCGTTAAGGCAAGTTACCTATCCTGCCTGAtgctatatttaaaaaatggcaaaGCAGTCGCATCAACACATTCATTCCACGATTGTCACTCATACGTTGAGGTGCTGTACCCTGCGGAGAACGTCCCGGGACGCCTCTGACACCCCAACATGACCCATTCGTTCCATTCTAAGGCACATGTTAGTTCCTGAAATCGACCGACAATGGTAGCGATCATTGCGATTTCATCGAATTCTAATCGAAAGTTACATTCTCGGACGAGATTCTAAATTGAATAGTAATGCTGGTCTCTCTAGAATAAATACCATTTCGGTAGAGTTGCATTTTTCAAGACTCTTGCAAGCTTTTATTAAACCGTTTCAACCGACATGAATAGAAAATGAACATTCCGTGCATACATATTCCATAGAGATCCACGTTGCAGGACATAGATCGTACGAAATATGTCCGATTCGAGCTAGTTTCGATTTCAAACAACCGACGCAAAATCCACCACCTAAccacgcacacgcacacaagTAGAAATTACGTCGTGCACGATGCACCAGTCATTGTCAATCGCCATTAGTATTAAATACCGTTCCATGCGCCGTTGCTCGCACCCTCCGAGTAACGCTTGGGCTCTCGAAAGGATTCGA from Megalopta genalis isolate 19385.01 chromosome 16, iyMegGena1_principal, whole genome shotgun sequence encodes the following:
- the LOC117224556 gene encoding uncharacterized protein LOC117224556, which translates into the protein MSTNSISAGSTDSRYQSITNIFCSRKLRQQSFEMKILVIVAVVFAAVMVKADVADLYLDLVKDPITHCAKENGFTEQTPREIFDKDLKSGLDGSTCLLACTMKRMGTIKDSKLNQENLIAFVKEAHSKNPEKIPVLEKAVAECMEKVKSMPDECKMAFSYVQCFLDKH